One part of the Humulus lupulus chromosome 9, drHumLupu1.1, whole genome shotgun sequence genome encodes these proteins:
- the LOC133800738 gene encoding CBL-interacting protein kinase 2-like — translation MEKKGSILMQRYELGRLLGQGTFAKVYYARNLKTGMSVAIKVVDKEKVLKVGMIDQIKREISVMRLIRHPNVVELYEVMASKTKIYFVMEYVKGGELFNKVSKGKLKEDVARKYFQQLICAVDYCHSRGVCHRDLKPENLLLDENGNLKVSDFGLSSLAESKHQDGLLHTTCGTPAYVSPEVINRKGYDGAKTDIWSCGVILFVLLAGYLPFHDLNLMEMYRKIAKGEFKFPNWFAPEVRKLVSKMLDPNPRTRISIEKIMENSWFRKGLEQKKPVKDDEKEPAPIDTDAIFGCNEDQTPATTDLKQELAKPCNLNAFDIISYSSGFDLSGLFVEKERKKEMRFTSNRPSFTIISKLEDIAKRLRLKIKKKDGGLLKLEGSKEGRKGLVEIDAEIFEITPNFHLVEMKKSNGDTLEYQKIMKQDIRPALKDIIWTWQGEQPKQLEPPPQIAEQQQQQPSDALPVQIVIPQES, via the coding sequence ATGGAAAAGAAAGGGAGTATTTTGATGCAACGCTATGAGCTAGGGAGATTATTAGGCCAAGGAACCTTTGCCAAGGTCTATTATGCAAGGAACCTAAAAACTGGAATGAGTGTCGCCATTAAGGTAGTTGACAAAGAGAAGGTGCTGAAAGTTGGGATGATTGATCAAATCAAGAGAGAAATTTCTGTAATGAGGCTGATTAGGCATCCCAATGTGGTGGAGCTTTATGAGGTGATGGCAAGCAAGACTAAAATTTACTTTGTTATGGAGTATGTTAAAGGAGGTGAGCTCTTTAACAAGGTTTCAAAAGGAAAGCTTAAGGAGGATGTTGCAAGAAAGTATTTTCAGCAGCTGATTTGTGCTGTTGATTACTGCCATAGTAGAGGTGTTTGCCATCGTGATCTTAAACCTGAAAACCTACTGTTGGATGAGAATGGAAATCTTAAGGTTTCAGATTTCGGATTGAGTTCCCTTGCTGAGTCTAAGCACCAAGATGGGTTACTCCATACAACTTGTGGCACCCCTGCCTATGTTTCCCCTGAAGTCATTAACAGAAAAGGCTATGATGGTGCCAAAACTGATATATGGTCTTGTGGGGTGATCTTGTTTGTTCTTTTGGCTGGTTATCTCCCATTCCATGACTTAAATCTAATGGAGATGTATAGGAAGATTGCCAAAGGAGAATTCAAGTTCCCCAACTGGTTTGCCCCTGAAGTACGCAAGTTGGTGTCAAAGATGTTGGATCCTAACCCAAGAACAAGGATCTCCATAGAAAAAATCATGGAAAACTCTTGGTTTCGAAAGGGGTTGGAGCAGAAGAAGCCTGTGAAAGATGATGAGAAAGAGCCAGCCCCTATTGATACTGATGCAATTTTTGGATGCAATGAAGATCAGACCCCTGCCACTACTGATTTAAAGCAAGAATTAGCAAAGCCTTGTAACTTGAATGCTTTTGACATCATATCCTACTCTTCAGGCTTTGATCTTTCTGGTTTGTTTGTagagaaggagagaaaaaaaGAAATGAGATTCACTTCCAACAGGCCTTCTTTCACCATCATTTCTAAGCTGGAAGACATTGCCAAGCGTCTGAGACTGAAgataaagaagaaagatggaggGTTATTGAAGTTAGAAGGTTCCAAGGAAGGAAGGAAAGGACTTGTGGAAATTGATGCAGAGATCTTTGAGATCACCCCTAACTTTCATTTGGTTGAAATGAAGAAGTCAAATGGTGATACATTGGAGTATCAGAAGATAATGAAACAGGACATTAGACCAGCTCTGAAGGACATCATTTGGACTTGGCAAGGTGAGCAGCCAAAGCAACTCGAGCCGCCGCCACAGATAGCTgagcaacagcagcagcagccTTCAGATGCACTCCCGGTTCAAATTGTCATTCCACAGGAATCATAA
- the LOC133800210 gene encoding uncharacterized protein LOC133800210, with translation MPPKGNGVSGPVAQSVPPTDMSDQIERMCRLLEASQQRSDEAIKTLTEAQARLEAEIVELRRSADTTRNTQAHENLDSNRSDVLVDRVNSPPHNMNPGNGQSQAIPPSSGTDGQQAPTSGTQGRAETEPTGPAQPTTDVRPQHTVPQVAHDSPSEGRVPLICFLDSWKEDMMREMMQKFSDGRSAYATDHLDLVSRTTEKFPFSEWILNEPKPRDFIILSLPAFNGKGDPLNHLFQFQQNMALEANNEAIQCKVFSTTFSGPALLWFRQLKAGSLNSFTDLRRSFLQQYSVNREAPRTMADLYRIEQGENEHPKAYLQRFIDLVHQIHDVDPLTAANLFVKILQVGSLLHENLTMTPPYDMADVQTRAEGVFRVLEFRERAQKKTALISAPAANNPPPPTRDDKRKRNQTDHTKEGKRPRQDRQPSRYPSFEYTVPQEVIYEENKDRPIWREPYKINTPSDRRDKSRYCLLHKDHGHTIAECHNLNNQIQALMRSGRLTQYIKETGRPGASRQNTASAPTPQASDPVHTASDSTPEPLKQVPMIHRIIEPTDNKEHATKIHKRMEERVKRYKSLGHVVNLVTSEERSYTTSAITFTDEDLKGVHLPHDDPLVISLQVDHCQLGRVLIDGGSGVDILFWETFQKMGLEENQIRPSTMPILGFNSHRVYPKGVVRLTVVAVERALPVDFLIIDSTTSYNAIMGRGWIHRMQGVVSTLHQVMRCQSLNDRYTVDIKGCQKQAKGASLP, from the coding sequence ATGCCACCCAAAGGCAACGGAGTTTCGGGCCCAGTTGCACAAAGCGTCCCTCCGACGGACATGAGCGACCAGATCGAAAGGATGTGTCGTCTATTGGAGGCAAGCCAGCAGCGGTCCGACGAGGCAATCAAGACATTAACCGAAGCCCAAGCTAGGCTCGAAGCAGAGATTGTTGAGCTGCGCAGGTCCGCTGACACAACTCGCAACACCCAAGCCCACGAGAATCTTGATTCTAACAGATCTGACGTTCTAGTCGACCGTGTTAATTCCCCACCTCACAACATGAACCCGGGTAACGGACAATCACAAGCCATCCCCCCATCCTCTGGGACTGACGGGCAACAAGCCCCAACCTCTGGCACGCAAGGGCGGGCCGAAACAGAACCCACTGGACCCGCTCAGCCAACAACCGACGTCCGGCCTCAACACACCGTACCTCAAGTCGCACACGATTCTCCCTCTGAAGGTCGCGTTCCCTTGATCTGTTTCTTGGACAGTTGGAAAGAAGACATGATGAGGGaaatgatgcagaagttctcAGATGGGCGATCCGCCTACGCCACCGACCATTTGGATCTTGTATCAAGAACCACTGAAAAATTTCCTTTCTCGGAATGGATTCTGAATGAGCCAAAGCCTCGGGACTTCATCATCCTTTCCCTGCCTGCATTCAATGGAAAGGGAGACCCGCTAAACCACCTATTTCAATTTCAACAAAATATGGCGTTAGAAGCTAATAACGAAGCCATACAATGCAAAGTCTTTTCAACAACTTTCTCCGGGCCGGCTCTGTTATGGTTCCGACAATTAAAGGCCGGATCACTCAACAGTTTTACTGATCTCCGACGGTCCTTCTTACAGCAGTACAGCGTGAACCGAGAGGCTCCCAGAACAATGGCCGATCTCTATCGAATTGAACAAGGGGAGAATGAACATCCAAAGGCATACTTACAGCGTTTCATTGACCTCGTGCATCAAATCCACGACGTCGACCCACTCACCGCAGCAAATCTCTTCGTCAAAATCTTGCAGGTGGGGTCACTCTTGCATGAGAATCTCACTATGACACCACCATACGACATGGCAGACGTGCAGACCCGAGCCGAGGGCGTCTTCAGGGTATTAGAATTTCGAGAGCGCGCACAGAAGAAGACTGCACTCATCTCTGCTCCCGCAGCGAATAATCCTCCACCGCCTACCAGGGATGACAAGAGGAAGCGGAACCAAACAGATCATACGAAGGAAGGAAAAAGGCCAAGACAGGATCGACAGCCATCGCGGTACCCATCCTTCGAATACACCGTCCCGCAAGAAgtcatttatgaagaaaataaagataGGCCTATCTGGCGAGAGCCCTACAAAATTAACACACCATCTGACAGAAGGGATAAAAGCAGATACTGTCTCCTCCACAAAGATCACGGTCATACGATCGCTGAATGCCACAATCTGAACAATCAGATCCAAgccctcatgaggagtgggcGGCTTACCCAATACATCAAGGAGACAGGCAGACCAGGTGCCTCGCGGCAGAACACAGCTTCTGCCCCCACTCCGCAGGCGTCAGACCCCGTACACACAGCCTCTGACAGCACCCCGGAGCCTCTTAAACAAGTCCCTATGATCCACAGGATCATAGAACCCACCGATAATAAAGAGCACGCGACTAAAATCCATAAGAGGATGGAAGAACGAGTGAAGCGGTACAAATCATTAGGCCACGTGGTCAATCTCGTCACTTCAGAAGAAAGAAGCTACACAACCTCTGCTATCACCTTCACTGACGAAGACCTGAAGGGCGTCCACCTGCCTCATGACGATCCACTCGTCATTTCCTTACAAGTTGACCACTGCCAGCTGGGCAGAGTTCTGATCGATGGGGGCAGTGGGGTCGACATCCTCTTCTGGGAAACCTTCCAGAAAATGGGACTGGAGGAGAATCAGATCCGACCCTCCACCATGCCCATTCTGGGATTCAATAGCCACAGAGTCTATCCGAAGGGCGTCGTTCGATTAACTGTGGTAGCTGTAGAACGCGCCTTGCCAGTAGACTTCCTCATTATAGACTCCACCACGagctacaacgccatcatgggAAGAGGTTGGATCCACCGGATGCAGGGGGTAGTATCCACTCTACATCAGGTGATGCGGTGTCAATCACTCAACGACCGATACACCGTCGACATCAAAGGCTGCCAGAAGCAGGCCAAAGGTGCTTCCTTaccttaa